The Vidua chalybeata isolate OUT-0048 chromosome 29, bVidCha1 merged haplotype, whole genome shotgun sequence genome window below encodes:
- the S100A11 gene encoding protein S100-A11, which translates to MPTETERCIESLLAVFQRYAGREGSSVTLSKREFRAFMDTELAAFTKNQKDPGVVDRMMKKLDMNSDGQLDFQEFLNLIGGIAVACHDSLLLKSPNP; encoded by the exons CCCACGGAGACGGAGCGCTGCATTGAGTCGCTGCTGGCCGTGTTCCAGCGCTACGCCGGCCGCGAGGGCAGCTCCGTCACCCTCTCCAAGCGGGAATTCCGTGCCTTCATGGACACCGAGCTGGCCGCCTTCACCAAG AACCAGAAGGACCCGGGCGTGGTGGACAGGATGATGAAGAAGCTGGACATGAACAGCGACGGGCAGCTGGatttccaggaattcctgaaCCTCATCGGGGGCATCGCCGTGGCCTGCCACGACTCCCTGCTCCTCAAATCCCCCAACCCCTAA